CCCGCCTTTGAAAAGGCCCTTCGTTCAGGAAACGACCAGGGCATTGTTGCCCGGAAGAAGGAAATGAAGAAAGCCCTTTTCGAACTGGTTGCTGATCAATGCGGCAAGCTGTTTGACGAGAATGTTATTACTATTGTGTGGGCGAGGAGGTTTGCTGCCTATAAGAGGGCTGACTTGCTGATGTATGACTGGGAACGATTTCTCAGACTCGTGGAAAATACAGAATACCCCGTTCAGGTAATTTGGGCAGGGAAACCTTATCCTCAGGACTATGGAGCGATTGATATGTTTAATAGCATTATTAAGCGGACTCAACCTATTGCAAACTGCGCAGTGCTGACGGGATACGAGTTAAAGCTTTCGGCGTTACTGAAAAAGGGATCAGATATCTGGCTTAATAATCCAAAAATGTACAGGGAAGCCTCTGGCACCAGTGGGATGACAGCTGCCATGAACGGAAGTGTTAATCTGTCGATTCCAGACGGATGGATTCCTGAGTTTGCCAAAGATCTTGAAAACTGTTTTATTATTGAACCCGCGCCCGATCACTTGTCGACTGAAGAAAAAGATCGTATTGAAGCGCTTGATCTAATCGAGACTCTCGAAAATAAAGTGCTTCCAACTTACTATAAAGATCAGAATAAATGGCTTTCAATAGTTAAGAATGGAGCTGCAGATGTAGCCCCTGCTTTCGAATCCGGCCGTATGGCTCAGGAATACTATGAGATAATGTACTCGAAATAATGGACAGTTGACAATGGACAATTGAGAATTAAAATAAAGAACAAAAGTAAAAGGCAAGCTGTTATTAAACGCTTGCCTTTTGTCTTTCTTAGAGTATTTTAAACAGAGTCACTTAATACTAATGATTCCTTTCATTATCCCTTATCATTCTTCCACTATCCGTTACCAACTCTCAATTGTCCACTGTCAATTGTCCTTTGTCAATTTCTCCTTCTGAATTTCAGGTCTTTTGCAGATTCTTTACGGGTAATAAGCATTGGTATCGCAACGCCCCCAGCAAGACACATCAGGATAAACATCACTTTTAGTCCATAATTAACTGTTTCGGCAAGGACCTGATTATAAGTTTCGGGCTGTATTTCTCCCGCTAGTTTAGTCAAGCCAATGATCATACGGTACGCAAGTATGCCTGGAATCATTGGAATAACAGAAGGAATTGCTAAGACAGGCGGAGGTGAATGTCTTTTGTGAGCAAAATAGATGCTTAGGAACCCAACAACTGTAGCTCCGTATAATGATCCGAAAACAATATTCGTCCCAAAATGCATAGTTAATACTTTGGTAAAACCGCCGGCAGCCCCCATAAGATAGATGGTAGGCAGGTTCTTTACCGGTACATTAAACAAAACGGCAAAACCTGTCGCTGCCAGGCCAAACCAAATACATTTCTCTAATAAAAGTAGCCACTCCATTTTCTAAAACTGATAAATAAACATAGATGTCAATAAACCTAACCCTATCGCAAAAGAGATAATAAGGCCATTCATTCCCCGCACAATTGCGTTCTGAAGGTTCCCTTCTATCATATCCGAGAAGGTGTTGATCAGAGGCACCCCCGGGATCAGGAACAATACAGATGTAGCAAAGGCTTGTTCATGGGTGTAACCCATTCCAAATTTAACGGCACCGCCTGCAATCAATGAAGCAGTAAATGCTCCGAAATAAATACACATATACAAATTGAAGCGTAAACGGGTGGCTTCCTGGCGCACGAAGAGCCCGGCAAAAGTTGCGATAAAGACAGCGAGCATATCAAGCGCTTCACCTCCATTTACTCTGCAGAATGACGAACCAGCCAGCCCAACTAAAATGAGCACTATCCACCTTTCATAATGAGGTAATGCTGTTAACTTTGCAAGTTGTTCATTGATTTGGTTTATAGTTAGTTTATCCTCTACAATCTCCCAGCTTAAGTGACTTATGCCCGATAATAGCGTAAAGTTTACCCCGTGAGGAGAGGAACGTTTTAAGCTATTAAAGAAATATTCATTGTTTTCGTCACTAAGCGTTAATAAAAGTGTCCGGTTATTGATAACAAACTCTGTATTATAGCCAAAAGAGTCAGAAATTCTGGTTATCGTATTTCTTGTTCTCCCTGTACTAGCTCCAGCACTCAATAGAAGAGCCCCAATGTGTAACAAGGTTGCTCCAAGCTCTTTAATCTCCGTGTTTTTGATACTTTCTGGTGTCATAGAATTGACAATTTTTGAAACGCTGCAAAAATAGGAGTCTTTTCTTCTCCACACTTGATAAAGATCATATTTTATAGCAAAAAAAATACAATATTTTGTAGTTTAATTAAATGGTATAAAATGCAGAACAGTAAAGTGGAATTGATGGCCCCTGCCGGATCGTTTGAATCGTTAATGGCGGCTATAAAAGCTGGGGCAGATTCGGTGTATTTCGGCATTGAGCAACTCAACATGCGCGCACGGTCGAGCAATAATTTTACTATCGACGATCTGGCAAAAATCACTGCTATATGTAAAGAGCATAATATAAGGGCCTATCTCACCCTCAATACAATTTTATATGATCATGATATCAGCCTTATGCGGAGTATCATTGATGCTGCTAAGAAGCATGGGGTAGATGCTGTGATAGCCACAGATTTTTCGGTACTTCATTACGCAAAGAAAGTAGGACTGAATGTCCATATTTCTACCCAGGCGAATATAACCAATATTGAAACAGTGGAGTTCTTTGCCGACTATGCCGATGTAATGGTGATGGCCAGAGAGCTCAGCCTGATGCAAGTGGGCGCCATTACGCGCGAAATAAAGCGCAGGAATATAACCGGTCCGTCAGGTGAGCTTGTTCAAATAGAAGTATTTGCACACGGGGCCTTATGTATGGCTGTTTCGGGAAAGTGTTATATGAGCCTTCATTCTGATTTCGCTTCGGCTAACCGGGGCGCTTGCATACAAAATTGTCGGCGCAGTTATATCGTAACCGACAAAGATCAGGGAGTAGAGTTCGAGATTGACAATGAGTATATCATGTCGGCCAAAGATCTGTGTACCATAGATTTCCTCGACAAGATGATGGATGCCGGTATAAAGGTGTTGAAGATTGAAGGCCGGGGGCGTAGTGCCGACTATGTTTATACCGTTATTAAATGCTATAAAGAGGCAATAGGAGCTTATTTTGACGGAACCTATACCAATGAAAGAATAGAGGAGTGGAAGACTCGCCTTTCTACTGTTTTTAATCGCGGTTTTTGGGATGGATATTATCTTGGCAGGAAGAT
The window above is part of the Arcticibacter tournemirensis genome. Proteins encoded here:
- a CDS encoding threonine/serine exporter family protein, producing the protein MEWLLLLEKCIWFGLAATGFAVLFNVPVKNLPTIYLMGAAGGFTKVLTMHFGTNIVFGSLYGATVVGFLSIYFAHKRHSPPPVLAIPSVIPMIPGILAYRMIIGLTKLAGEIQPETYNQVLAETVNYGLKVMFILMCLAGGVAIPMLITRKESAKDLKFRRRN
- a CDS encoding threonine/serine ThrE exporter family protein codes for the protein MTPESIKNTEIKELGATLLHIGALLLSAGASTGRTRNTITRISDSFGYNTEFVINNRTLLLTLSDENNEYFFNSLKRSSPHGVNFTLLSGISHLSWEIVEDKLTINQINEQLAKLTALPHYERWIVLILVGLAGSSFCRVNGGEALDMLAVFIATFAGLFVRQEATRLRFNLYMCIYFGAFTASLIAGGAVKFGMGYTHEQAFATSVLFLIPGVPLINTFSDMIEGNLQNAIVRGMNGLIISFAIGLGLLTSMFIYQF
- a CDS encoding peptidase U32 family protein is translated as MQNSKVELMAPAGSFESLMAAIKAGADSVYFGIEQLNMRARSSNNFTIDDLAKITAICKEHNIRAYLTLNTILYDHDISLMRSIIDAAKKHGVDAVIATDFSVLHYAKKVGLNVHISTQANITNIETVEFFADYADVMVMARELSLMQVGAITREIKRRNITGPSGELVQIEVFAHGALCMAVSGKCYMSLHSDFASANRGACIQNCRRSYIVTDKDQGVEFEIDNEYIMSAKDLCTIDFLDKMMDAGIKVLKIEGRGRSADYVYTVIKCYKEAIGAYFDGTYTNERIEEWKTRLSTVFNRGFWDGYYLGRKMGEWSNVYGSKATRRKVYLGKGVKYFDNVRIGEFRMESQSLDIGDEILITGPTTGIVQTTVSELRVNDRPTGRVKKGDVFSMLLDEKVRPSDKLYKLVDA